A region of Candidatus Bathyarchaeota archaeon DNA encodes the following proteins:
- a CDS encoding winged helix-turn-helix domain-containing protein produces the protein MELEEVLSSKPRMKILKLIYQLGQLNVSDVARRIKMNYTATAEHLKILTGEGVLEERVYGRVHMYRLSETPKAKAIVGLIEAWEKP, from the coding sequence GTGGAACTCGAAGAAGTCCTCTCATCTAAGCCTCGTATGAAAATTCTAAAACTAATCTACCAACTGGGGCAATTAAACGTCAGCGATGTGGCGCGGCGGATAAAAATGAATTATACCGCAACAGCAGAGCACCTAAAAATCCTCACAGGCGAAGGCGTCCTCGAAGAGCGGGTGTATGGGCGAGTGCACATGTACCGCTTGAGCGAAACCCCAAAAGCAAAAGCCATAGTAGGGCTGATTGAGGCATGGGAAAAACCCTGA
- a CDS encoding ORC1-type DNA replication protein, whose product MAHQSVFKDESKLDINYIPQKLPHREKEQRLLFEFFSFILRCPERMAQRVILTGDVGTGKTALAQHFGSNMTSEANKRRIKFRYVHVNCREFRGSLQPILHRAVVAFRPNYPARGYGAEEVLAALMQVLDEEEATLILALDEFDSLIEKEGSDAVYKLTRLQEMRQGKPQRLSFIFIMRNLDATAQLDESAKSTLQRSIISLTRYGKPELKDILNDRVALAFELGAVSEDVVDLVAELAYSETGNARFGIELLWRAGKYADAENAGALEPECVRLAISSIVPSLRRSELASLGLHERLFLLAVARYFKENEEVYAALTEIEKTYAVLCEEYGETANSHTQLWNYAQYLTKLGVLRTEVASAETRGRTTRVSLPTIPAVELERQLSDSLAQMERDT is encoded by the coding sequence GTGGCGCACCAAAGCGTATTCAAAGACGAATCCAAACTGGACATAAACTACATACCACAGAAGCTGCCGCACCGCGAAAAAGAACAACGCCTCCTCTTTGAATTCTTCAGCTTCATTCTACGCTGCCCAGAACGGATGGCACAACGCGTGATTTTAACTGGCGATGTTGGTACTGGGAAAACTGCGCTTGCTCAGCACTTCGGCTCAAACATGACTTCCGAAGCCAACAAACGCCGCATCAAATTCCGCTACGTACACGTGAACTGCCGAGAGTTCCGCGGGAGTCTTCAACCGATTCTGCATCGGGCGGTTGTGGCGTTTCGTCCGAATTATCCTGCGCGGGGTTACGGCGCCGAAGAAGTGCTCGCGGCGTTGATGCAGGTGCTCGATGAGGAGGAAGCTACTTTGATTTTGGCGCTCGACGAATTCGACAGTCTCATCGAAAAAGAGGGCTCCGACGCCGTTTACAAGTTGACCCGCCTGCAGGAGATGAGGCAGGGTAAACCGCAGCGGCTCTCATTCATCTTCATAATGCGTAACCTCGATGCCACAGCGCAACTTGACGAAAGCGCCAAAAGCACCCTGCAGCGCAGCATCATCAGCCTGACACGTTACGGCAAACCCGAGTTAAAAGACATCTTAAACGATCGTGTAGCGTTGGCTTTTGAGTTGGGCGCGGTCAGCGAGGACGTGGTGGATTTGGTTGCCGAGTTGGCTTATTCTGAAACGGGAAACGCACGTTTCGGTATCGAGTTACTTTGGCGGGCGGGGAAGTATGCGGATGCAGAGAACGCGGGAGCATTGGAGCCTGAATGTGTACGCTTGGCGATTTCCAGTATTGTGCCGAGTTTGCGGCGCAGCGAACTTGCATCGTTGGGTTTGCATGAACGCCTCTTTTTGTTGGCTGTGGCGCGGTACTTTAAAGAAAACGAAGAAGTCTACGCAGCACTCACGGAAATCGAGAAAACCTACGCGGTGCTCTGCGAGGAATACGGCGAAACTGCCAACAGCCACACGCAGCTTTGGAACTATGCACAGTACCTGACCAAGTTAGGTGTGCTGAGAACTGAGGTTGCTTCGGCGGAGACGCGGGGGCGCACGACGCGGGTTTCGCTGCCGACGATTCCAGCGGTGGAGCTGGAGCGGCAACTAAGCGACAGTTTAGCGCAGATGGAGAGAGATACATAG